Genomic window (Azospirillum lipoferum 4B):
GCCGACCTGAAGGGCAAGTGGTCGGTCGTGTTCTTCTATCCGGCCGACTTCACCTTCGTCTGCCCGACGGAGCTGGAAGACCTGGCCGACAACTATGCCGAGTTCCAGAAGCTGGGCGTCGAGATCTACAGCGTCTCGACCGACACCCACTTCTGCCACAAGGCCTGGCACGACACCTCGCCGGCCATCGGCAAGATCCAGTACACCATGCTGGCCGACCCGACGCTGGCGATCAGCCGCAACTTCGAGGTCCTGATCGAGGAAGCCGGTCTGGCCGACCGCGGCACCTTCGTCGTCGACCCGGACGGCAAGATCCAGATCGTCGAGATCACCGCCGGCGGCGTCGGCCGCGACGCCAAGGAGCTGCTGCGCAAGGTCAAGGCCGCCCAGTACGTCGCCGCCCACCCGGGCGAGGTCTGCCCGGCCAAGTGGCAGGAAGGCGAGAAGACCCTCGCCCCGTCGCTCGACCTCGTCGGCAAGATCTAAGGGTCCTTCGGGAACCCCCTCGGGATCCCTGAGGATCGGGGGCCGGTTCCGGCCGGCCCCCACCCCCCGCCCTCCGGCGGGTGTTCATCACAGTACCCTTGCCGGCCGGAACGGCCAACAAGGGCGGTTTCCACGGGCCGGTTTCAAAGCCCGCCCGTGACAGGGTCCGTCGTCGGTTTCCCCATCCCCGCGAAGGCGGGCACCCAGACGCGCGTTTTGTCGCAGTCCTTTCAAAATCTGGATCCCCGCCTGCGCGGGGAGGACGATGACGTTTCAAACTCTTCACTGTTTCAAAACCGGACCTCCCGCCCGACCGGCTTTTCCGACTCGGGCCACCATTTTCTCCGCCCGGACCGCCGCCATATCGGGCAGGCGATCCGCCCCGGACACGAGACGTTGGGAACGAAAGCCATGCTGGACGCCAATCTGAAGACGCAGTTGAAGGCTTACCTGGAACGCATCACCCATCCGATCACGCTGGTCGCGTCGCTGGACGACGGGGCGAAGTCGCAGGAGATGCTCGGCCTGCTGGAAGACATCGCCTCGCTGTCGGACAAGATCACGCTGGACCGCAACGGCGCCGACGCCCGCCGGCCCTCCTTCGCGATCAACCGCGATGGCAGCGACATCGGCGTCACCTTCGCCGGCCTGCCGATGGGGCACGAGTTCAATTCGCTGGTCCTGGCGCTGCTGCAGGTCGGCGGCCATCCGTCCAAGGAGTCCGAGGAGCTGCTGGAGCAGATCCGCAACCTGGACGGCGATTTCCGCTTCGAGACCTATTTCTCGCTGACCTGCCAGAACTGCCCGGACGTCGTCCAGGCCCTGAACCTGATGAGCGCGCTGAACCCGCGGATCAAGCATGTCGCCATCGACGGCGCGCTGTTCCAGCAGGAGGTCGAGCAGCGTCAGGTGATGGCCGTCCCCACCGTCTTCCTGAACGGCGAGCCCTTCGCCCAGGGCCGGATGGACGTGGCGCAGATCGTCGCCAAGCTCGACACCGGCGCCGTCGCCCGCGCCGCCGAGAAGATCAAGGCCAAAGCCCCGTTCGAGGTGCTGGTGATCGGCGGCGGCCCGGCCGGCGCCGCGGCCGCCATCTACGCCGCCCGCAAGGGCATCCGCACCGGCGTCGCAGCCGAGCGGTTCGGCGGTCAGGTGCTCGACACCATGGCGATCGAGAACTTCATCTCCGTCTCGCACACCGAGGGGCCGAAGCTGGCCGCGGCGCTGGAGCAGCACGTCAAGGACTATGAGGTCGACGTGATGAACCTGCAGACCGCCACCGCCCTGGTGCCGGCCACGCAGGAAGGCGGGCTGATCGAGGTGAAGCTGGCGAGCGGCGCCTCGCTGAAGTCCCGCACCGTGGTGCTGTCGACCGGCGCCCGCTGGCGCTCGATGAATGTCCCGGGCGAGGCGGAATACCGCAACAAGGGTGTCGCCTACTGCCCGCACTGCGACGGACCGCTGTTCAAGGGCAAGCGCGTGGCGGTGATCGGCGGCGGCAATTCCGGCGTCGAGGCGGCCATCGACCTCGCCGGCATCGTCTCGCACGTCACGCTGATCGAGTTCGACAGCCAGCTGCGTGCCGACGCGGTGCTGCAGCGCAAGCTGCACAGCCTGCCGAATGTCACCGTCATCGTCTCGGCCCAGACCACCGAGGTGCATGGCGACGGCAACAAGGTGGTCGGCCTGTCCTACAAGGACCGCAACAGCGGCGAGCTGAAGCGGGTCGATCTGGAAGGCATTTTCGTGCAGATCGGTCTGGTGCCCAACACCGAATGGCTGAAGGGCACGCTGGCGCTGACCCCGCGCGGCGAGATCGAGGTGGACAACCGCGGCCAGACCTCGCTGCCCGGCGTGTT
Coding sequences:
- the ahpF gene encoding alkyl hydroperoxide reductase subunit F, whose amino-acid sequence is MLDANLKTQLKAYLERITHPITLVASLDDGAKSQEMLGLLEDIASLSDKITLDRNGADARRPSFAINRDGSDIGVTFAGLPMGHEFNSLVLALLQVGGHPSKESEELLEQIRNLDGDFRFETYFSLTCQNCPDVVQALNLMSALNPRIKHVAIDGALFQQEVEQRQVMAVPTVFLNGEPFAQGRMDVAQIVAKLDTGAVARAAEKIKAKAPFEVLVIGGGPAGAAAAIYAARKGIRTGVAAERFGGQVLDTMAIENFISVSHTEGPKLAAALEQHVKDYEVDVMNLQTATALVPATQEGGLIEVKLASGASLKSRTVVLSTGARWRSMNVPGEAEYRNKGVAYCPHCDGPLFKGKRVAVIGGGNSGVEAAIDLAGIVSHVTLIEFDSQLRADAVLQRKLHSLPNVTVIVSAQTTEVHGDGNKVVGLSYKDRNSGELKRVDLEGIFVQIGLVPNTEWLKGTLALTPRGEIEVDNRGQTSLPGVFAAGDATTVPFKQIVIAMGEGAKAALAAFDHLIRTVPAEEAVRETVAAE
- the ahpC gene encoding alkyl hydroperoxide reductase subunit C, whose protein sequence is MSLINSEIKPFNAKAYKNGKFIDVSDADLKGKWSVVFFYPADFTFVCPTELEDLADNYAEFQKLGVEIYSVSTDTHFCHKAWHDTSPAIGKIQYTMLADPTLAISRNFEVLIEEAGLADRGTFVVDPDGKIQIVEITAGGVGRDAKELLRKVKAAQYVAAHPGEVCPAKWQEGEKTLAPSLDLVGKI